The following are encoded together in the Kribbella sp. CA-293567 genome:
- a CDS encoding DoxX family protein, which translates to MSALRTLTRPVQATRDIVLLIARVGLGIVFIAHGWQKFSTNGLDKTAAAFDQMGVPAPTLSAYYAAGVELIGGVALVFGALTTVAGVLLALDMAGAFLFVHLSKGVFVANGGWEFVVVLGLFALTLASVGAGRLSVDAALNRSTAGRARVSA; encoded by the coding sequence GTGAGCGCCCTCCGCACGCTGACCCGGCCCGTCCAGGCCACGCGGGACATCGTCCTGCTGATCGCCCGAGTCGGCCTCGGCATCGTCTTCATCGCCCACGGCTGGCAGAAGTTCAGCACGAACGGTCTCGATAAGACCGCCGCCGCCTTCGACCAGATGGGCGTCCCCGCCCCGACCCTCTCGGCGTACTACGCGGCCGGGGTCGAGCTGATCGGCGGCGTGGCTCTGGTCTTCGGCGCCCTCACCACGGTGGCCGGCGTACTGCTCGCCCTCGACATGGCCGGCGCGTTCCTGTTCGTGCACCTGTCGAAGGGCGTCTTCGTCGCGAACGGCGGCTGGGAGTTCGTCGTCGTCCTCGGCCTCTTCGCCCTGACGCTGGCCTCCGTCGGCGCGGGCCGCCTCAGTGTGGACGCCGCGCTCAACCGCAGTACCGCGGGACGTGCCAGGGTCTCTGCCTGA
- a CDS encoding ferritin, producing MSTYAKLLQEQIRNEFTASQQYTAVAVWYDDQDLPQLAAHFYKQSLEERNHAMMMVRYLLDMDVRPQIPGIGEVVNDFRTALEPLELALQQEITVTKQIETLARTARDDGDYIGEQFMQWFLKEQVEEVSAMTTLVNVAKRAGDNLFHLEDFLAREVVGDTGTDPTAPTAAGGAV from the coding sequence ATGAGCACGTACGCGAAACTTCTGCAAGAACAGATCCGGAACGAATTCACCGCCTCCCAGCAGTACACGGCGGTCGCTGTCTGGTACGACGACCAGGACCTGCCCCAGCTCGCCGCGCACTTCTACAAGCAGTCCCTGGAAGAGCGCAACCACGCGATGATGATGGTGCGGTACCTGCTCGACATGGACGTCCGGCCGCAGATCCCCGGCATCGGCGAGGTCGTCAACGACTTCCGGACCGCGCTGGAACCGCTGGAGCTCGCGCTGCAGCAGGAGATCACGGTCACCAAGCAGATCGAGACCCTGGCCCGGACCGCGCGCGACGACGGTGACTACATCGGCGAGCAGTTCATGCAGTGGTTCCTCAAGGAGCAGGTCGAGGAGGTCTCCGCGATGACCACCCTGGTGAACGTCGCGAAGCGGGCCGGCGACAACCTGTTCCACCTGGAGGACTTCCTGGCCCGCGAGGTCGTCGGCGACACGGGCACCGACCCGACGGCGCCGACCGCTGCCGGCGGCGCCGTCTGA
- a CDS encoding DUF2264 domain-containing protein, with translation MTRLVLPDTDRVLSRQTGWVRAHWETLADHLLDSLVPYFSPGNARIVLPGRPSRSGTASDELEGFARSFMLAAFRIAGVRGEGCEKLIERYARGVANGANPDHPEAWLRLTPRSQQMVEAAAIAVALHESREWIWDRLDNRAQEHVVEWLGGFIGSTTHDNNWRLFQVVSEQFLASVGAPYSQEDIDGGLDRIEDWYVGDGWYSDGDGQKFDNYIGWAMHLYPGIWARMAAATPGAQYDDRLKLYRERLSLFLEDAIHLVGNDGAPIYQGRSLTYRMAAATPYWMGQLLDASPITPGATRRLCSGIARHFVQHGVPDERGLLTLGWYDTFLPTTQSYSGPGSPYWASKGFIGLLLPPEHPVWSDPEEEIPLDQADQVRAMPAPGWLVHASRHDQVVKLINHGSDHEPLEEPEGIEPAADPHYDRLAFANHAGPEISDAASLQRVDNLTSLVDQHGKSSYRGRIRRLGVGVRSAASWHKAWLGTDGPWPIETASVVHAGWEIRCSLVDGPAGVLVRSGGYAVAGNSLPTATVGEGPAWASARNSDGLMSAVVNLHGYDEAGVHRDLGANAFGPHSATPYLTVAHTGGSLVLVHAVLLTRDAIRPEALAEGIQVAVDGQEITLTLPGDDTEVVRLGNR, from the coding sequence ATGACCCGCCTCGTGCTACCTGACACCGACCGTGTGCTCTCGCGCCAGACCGGCTGGGTCCGCGCCCACTGGGAGACACTGGCAGACCACCTGCTCGACTCGCTGGTGCCCTACTTCTCCCCCGGCAACGCCCGGATCGTCCTGCCCGGCCGCCCGAGCCGATCCGGTACGGCGTCCGACGAGCTCGAGGGTTTCGCCCGCTCGTTCATGCTCGCCGCGTTCCGGATCGCCGGCGTCCGCGGCGAAGGCTGCGAGAAGCTGATCGAGCGGTACGCGCGCGGCGTGGCGAACGGCGCCAACCCCGACCACCCCGAAGCCTGGCTCCGCCTGACCCCGCGCTCACAGCAGATGGTCGAGGCGGCCGCGATCGCGGTCGCCCTGCACGAGTCCCGCGAATGGATCTGGGACCGGCTCGACAACCGCGCCCAGGAGCACGTCGTCGAGTGGCTCGGCGGCTTCATCGGCTCGACCACCCACGACAACAACTGGCGGCTGTTCCAGGTCGTCAGCGAACAGTTCCTCGCCTCGGTCGGCGCGCCGTACTCGCAGGAGGACATCGACGGCGGGCTGGACCGGATCGAGGACTGGTACGTCGGCGACGGCTGGTACTCCGACGGCGACGGACAGAAGTTCGACAACTACATCGGCTGGGCCATGCACCTCTACCCCGGCATCTGGGCCCGGATGGCGGCAGCAACCCCCGGTGCGCAGTACGACGATCGTCTGAAGCTCTACCGGGAGCGGCTGAGCCTGTTCCTGGAGGACGCGATCCACCTGGTCGGTAACGACGGAGCGCCGATCTACCAGGGTCGGTCGCTGACCTACCGGATGGCGGCGGCGACGCCGTACTGGATGGGGCAGCTGCTCGACGCCAGCCCGATCACGCCCGGCGCGACTCGGCGGCTGTGCTCCGGAATCGCGCGGCACTTCGTGCAGCACGGCGTACCGGACGAGCGCGGGCTGCTGACGCTGGGCTGGTACGACACCTTTCTCCCGACCACGCAGTCGTACTCCGGGCCAGGTTCGCCGTACTGGGCGTCCAAGGGCTTCATCGGTCTGCTGCTGCCGCCGGAGCACCCGGTGTGGTCGGACCCCGAGGAGGAGATTCCGCTCGACCAGGCCGACCAGGTGCGGGCGATGCCGGCGCCGGGGTGGCTCGTCCACGCGAGCCGCCACGACCAGGTGGTCAAGCTGATCAACCACGGTTCGGATCACGAGCCGTTGGAGGAGCCCGAGGGCATCGAGCCGGCCGCTGACCCGCACTACGACCGGCTGGCGTTCGCCAATCACGCTGGTCCGGAGATCTCCGACGCCGCCTCGCTGCAGCGGGTGGACAACCTCACCTCGCTCGTCGACCAGCACGGCAAGTCGAGCTACCGAGGCCGGATCCGGCGGCTCGGGGTCGGCGTACGGTCGGCGGCGTCGTGGCACAAGGCGTGGCTCGGGACCGACGGACCGTGGCCGATCGAGACCGCCTCGGTGGTCCACGCGGGCTGGGAGATCCGGTGCTCCCTGGTCGACGGGCCGGCCGGCGTCCTGGTGCGGAGCGGCGGGTACGCGGTGGCCGGAAACTCCTTGCCGACAGCAACCGTTGGCGAGGGACCGGCCTGGGCGTCGGCGCGCAACTCCGACGGGCTGATGTCGGCGGTGGTCAACCTCCACGGGTACGACGAGGCGGGGGTGCACCGCGATCTCGGGGCCAACGCGTTCGGGCCGCACTCGGCGACGCCGTACCTGACGGTGGCGCACACCGGTGGGTCGTTGGTGCTCGTGCACGCCGTGTTGCTGACCCGTGACGCGATCCGCCCCGAAGCACTTGCCGAGGGCATCCAGGTCGCTGTCGACGGTCAGGAGATCACTCTCACACTGCCCGGTGACGACACGGAGGTCGTGCGGCTGGGGAACCGCTGA
- a CDS encoding tyrosine-type recombinase/integrase, which translates to MPADLDALVVLETLREAPERDRAEVDRPKLDWAAADWPGVENPAELQAQIADWLTQYANAGTRKTYGYALGLPAAWVDDLAGGIGRESTAGGPPGGRPGVLHHLAWFRWCASRGMDPRAATGNEVKAWLHQLDAAGAEKRTRQRMLSTLSAFYAHLTEAGVVPANPAALNRARLGLGSTARDASPTIRLTAGQLRALLDAAADLPNRTRYRDLYARRAVAVVGLLTLGLRVSELVGLDRDSLVLSGGEPMLRVLGKGGVHREVYLTNLAATALTEYLAERDRTSEAATPALRGRTSANRSPMIATRVGGRCSRFDINTLLRRVAVQAGPALAEVADKIHPHALRHAYVTIALEQDARIQHVQADVGHATIATTQYYDRGRRTRDTTAADLVAAAIEAVPGHPATSAAQPTAPAPTPAS; encoded by the coding sequence ATGCCCGCAGATTTGGATGCCCTGGTGGTCCTGGAGACGCTCAGAGAAGCCCCGGAGCGCGATCGGGCCGAAGTGGACCGACCGAAGCTGGACTGGGCGGCGGCGGACTGGCCAGGAGTGGAGAACCCGGCCGAGCTGCAGGCACAGATCGCCGACTGGCTGACGCAGTACGCCAACGCGGGGACGCGTAAGACCTACGGCTACGCCCTGGGGCTGCCGGCTGCTTGGGTCGATGACCTCGCTGGCGGCATCGGCCGAGAATCGACTGCCGGTGGACCGCCGGGAGGTCGGCCGGGAGTGCTGCACCACCTCGCGTGGTTCCGGTGGTGCGCGAGCCGCGGCATGGATCCGCGGGCAGCCACCGGGAACGAGGTGAAGGCGTGGCTGCACCAGCTGGATGCGGCTGGCGCGGAGAAACGGACGCGGCAGCGGATGCTCTCCACCTTGTCGGCGTTCTACGCGCACCTGACCGAGGCAGGCGTAGTACCGGCCAACCCGGCGGCACTCAATCGCGCTCGCCTCGGCCTGGGAAGCACCGCCAGAGACGCCTCGCCGACCATCCGGCTGACAGCGGGTCAGCTCAGGGCGCTTCTTGACGCAGCAGCCGACCTCCCCAACCGCACCAGATACCGCGATCTCTACGCCCGGCGCGCAGTAGCAGTAGTCGGCTTGCTCACCCTCGGCCTCCGCGTCTCCGAGCTGGTCGGCCTGGACCGCGACAGCCTCGTCCTCTCCGGAGGAGAGCCCATGCTGCGAGTCCTCGGCAAGGGCGGTGTCCACCGCGAGGTCTACCTGACCAACCTCGCCGCCACAGCTCTCACCGAGTACCTGGCCGAGCGCGACCGCACCAGCGAAGCCGCGACGCCAGCACTGCGTGGCAGAACCAGCGCCAACCGCTCGCCGATGATCGCCACTCGCGTCGGCGGCCGCTGCTCCCGCTTCGACATCAACACCCTGCTGCGAAGGGTCGCAGTACAGGCCGGTCCCGCTCTGGCGGAAGTTGCCGACAAGATCCATCCCCACGCCCTGCGCCACGCGTACGTGACCATCGCCCTCGAGCAGGACGCCCGCATCCAGCACGTCCAGGCAGACGTCGGCCACGCCACCATCGCCACCACCCAGTACTACGACCGCGGCCGCCGCACTCGCGACACCACAGCCGCCGATCTGGTTGCCGCCGCCATCGAAGCGGTCCCCGGCCACCCGGCGACCTCAGCCGCCCAACCCACCGCTCCAGCCCCCACACCAGCGAGTTAG
- a CDS encoding proteasome assembly chaperone family protein: MLRPDDLYEIVDESVATGPAAAPKVLVHSLDGFMDAGQAGRITADHLLEVLDSRLLARFDVDLLHDYRARRPEVTFAEDRFIDYSPPQLSLHLLKDDAGVEFLLLEGVEPDNHWNRFAGAVRQLIELYNVTLTVGVHGIPMGVPHTRPLGLTSHATRPELVTRSNIWDGEMRLPASAATMLQVRLGEAGKDAMGFAVHVPHYLAENRFPGAALALVHAVSAATGLLLPSKALLDEAAVTGKLVDEQVEASEDAASVVNALETQYDAAAGSLSRGSLLAGSTPSADELGAEVEQFLAELNREDDK; this comes from the coding sequence ATGCTGCGACCGGACGACCTCTACGAGATCGTCGACGAGTCGGTGGCCACCGGCCCGGCGGCGGCGCCGAAGGTGCTGGTTCATTCGCTCGACGGGTTCATGGACGCCGGCCAAGCCGGCCGGATCACCGCCGACCACCTGCTCGAGGTGCTGGACAGCCGGCTGCTGGCGCGCTTCGACGTCGACCTCCTGCACGACTACCGGGCCCGCCGGCCCGAGGTGACGTTCGCCGAGGACCGGTTCATCGACTACAGCCCGCCGCAGCTCTCGCTGCACCTGCTCAAGGACGACGCCGGGGTCGAGTTCCTGCTGCTGGAGGGCGTCGAGCCCGACAACCACTGGAACCGCTTCGCCGGTGCGGTCCGGCAGCTGATCGAGCTGTACAACGTGACGCTCACCGTCGGGGTGCACGGGATCCCGATGGGCGTCCCGCACACCCGGCCGCTCGGCCTGACCTCCCACGCGACCCGGCCTGAGCTGGTCACGCGGTCGAACATCTGGGACGGCGAGATGCGCCTGCCGGCGAGCGCGGCGACGATGTTGCAGGTGCGCTTGGGCGAAGCCGGCAAGGATGCGATGGGCTTCGCGGTCCACGTTCCGCACTACCTCGCCGAGAACCGCTTCCCCGGCGCAGCGCTGGCACTGGTCCACGCGGTCTCCGCCGCGACGGGCCTGCTGCTCCCCAGCAAGGCTCTGCTCGACGAGGCGGCCGTCACCGGCAAGCTGGTCGACGAGCAGGTCGAGGCGTCCGAGGACGCGGCCTCCGTGGTCAACGCCCTGGAGACGCAGTACGACGCCGCCGCGGGTTCGCTGAGCCGCGGCAGCCTGCTGGCCGGGTCCACCCCGTCTGCGGACGAGCTCGGCGCCGAGGTCGAGCAGTTCCTCGCCGAACTGAACCGCGAGGACGACAAGTAG
- a CDS encoding elongation factor G-like protein EF-G2 produces MADKANASQGGGAGLAVDSPAAIRNVVLVGPSGAGKTTLVEALLVASGVLNRPGTVVDGTTVCDSDDAEIRQQRSVGLALAPLRHRKFKVNLIDTPGYADFVGELRAGLRAADCALFVVAANESIDEPTKALWQECDQVGMPRAVVITKLDHARANYENALSAAQNAFGDKVLPLYLPTGDGLVGLLSQTQCQYADGRRTTRAPDPQYAGPLEELRGTLIEGIIEESEDESLMERYLGGEEIDQAILVEDLERAVARGSFFPVIPVCSGTGVGTSELLEVATSGFPAPPEHQLPDVFTPHGVPRPKLACDPDGPLLAEVVKTTSDPYVGRVSLVRVFSGTIRPDTTVHVSGHFTSFFGEGNSHADHDEDERVGTLSFPLGRQQRPAGAVIAGDLCAIGRLTRAETGDTLSDKADPLLLKPWTMPEPLLPIAVQAHAKTDEDKLSVGLQRLAAEDPTLRIEQNPETHQIVLWCMGEAHSDVVLDALANRYGVTVDTVELRVPLRETFGGKARGQGRHVKQSGGHGQYAVCQIEVEPLPDGLEFEFVDKVVGGAVPRQFIPSVEKGIRAQMEKGVGAGYPMVGIRVTLLDGKAHSVDSSDMAFQMAGGLALREAATATKVNLLEPVDLVSVLTPDELVGSVMSDLSGRRGRLLGTERVGDDRTLVKAEVPQVEITRYAIDLRSLSHGAASFTRSFARYEPMPDAAAQRVRSSSN; encoded by the coding sequence ATGGCAGACAAGGCGAATGCTTCCCAGGGTGGTGGGGCTGGTCTCGCGGTGGACAGCCCGGCCGCCATCCGCAACGTGGTGCTCGTCGGCCCCTCGGGTGCCGGGAAAACCACTCTGGTCGAGGCCCTGCTGGTGGCCTCCGGGGTACTGAACAGACCGGGGACCGTCGTCGACGGTACGACGGTGTGCGACAGCGACGACGCCGAGATCCGGCAGCAGCGTTCGGTCGGGCTAGCGCTAGCGCCGCTGCGCCACCGCAAGTTCAAGGTCAACCTGATCGACACCCCCGGGTACGCCGATTTCGTCGGCGAACTGCGAGCCGGCCTCCGAGCCGCGGATTGCGCTCTCTTCGTGGTCGCTGCCAACGAGAGCATCGACGAACCGACCAAGGCGCTGTGGCAGGAGTGCGACCAGGTCGGTATGCCGCGCGCCGTCGTGATCACGAAGCTCGACCACGCCCGGGCCAACTACGAGAACGCGCTCTCTGCCGCGCAGAACGCCTTCGGCGACAAGGTTCTGCCGCTCTACCTGCCGACCGGCGACGGGCTGGTCGGGCTGCTGTCGCAGACGCAGTGCCAGTACGCCGACGGCCGGCGTACGACCCGCGCCCCCGACCCGCAGTACGCCGGGCCGCTCGAAGAACTCCGCGGCACCCTGATCGAGGGGATCATCGAGGAGTCCGAGGACGAGTCGCTGATGGAGCGCTATCTCGGCGGCGAGGAGATCGACCAGGCGATCCTGGTCGAGGACCTCGAGAGAGCGGTCGCCCGCGGCTCGTTCTTCCCGGTCATCCCCGTCTGCAGCGGCACCGGCGTCGGTACGTCGGAGCTGCTCGAGGTCGCGACGAGCGGGTTCCCGGCGCCGCCGGAGCACCAGTTGCCCGACGTCTTCACCCCGCACGGCGTACCGCGGCCGAAGCTCGCCTGCGACCCGGACGGGCCGCTGCTGGCCGAGGTGGTGAAGACGACGTCGGACCCGTACGTCGGCAGGGTCAGCCTGGTCCGGGTGTTCTCCGGCACCATCAGGCCCGACACGACGGTTCACGTGTCGGGCCATTTCACGTCCTTCTTCGGCGAGGGCAACAGTCACGCCGACCACGACGAGGACGAGCGGGTCGGCACGCTGTCCTTCCCGCTGGGCAGACAACAGCGTCCGGCCGGCGCGGTGATCGCGGGCGACCTGTGCGCGATCGGCCGGCTCACCCGCGCGGAGACCGGGGACACGCTCTCCGACAAGGCCGATCCGTTGTTGCTCAAGCCCTGGACGATGCCCGAGCCGCTGCTGCCGATCGCGGTGCAGGCGCACGCGAAGACCGACGAGGACAAACTGTCGGTCGGTCTGCAACGGCTCGCCGCCGAGGACCCGACGCTGCGGATCGAGCAGAATCCCGAGACGCACCAGATCGTCCTGTGGTGCATGGGCGAAGCGCATTCCGACGTCGTCCTCGACGCGCTCGCCAACCGGTACGGCGTCACGGTCGACACCGTCGAGCTGCGGGTGCCGCTGCGCGAGACCTTCGGCGGCAAGGCCAGAGGACAAGGGCGGCACGTCAAGCAGTCCGGCGGCCATGGCCAGTACGCCGTCTGCCAGATCGAGGTGGAGCCACTGCCGGACGGGCTGGAGTTCGAGTTCGTCGACAAGGTCGTCGGTGGCGCGGTGCCGCGGCAGTTCATCCCGAGTGTGGAGAAGGGGATCCGCGCGCAGATGGAGAAGGGTGTCGGCGCCGGCTATCCGATGGTCGGCATCCGGGTGACGCTGCTCGACGGGAAGGCGCACAGCGTCGACTCGTCCGATATGGCCTTCCAGATGGCCGGCGGACTGGCGCTGCGTGAGGCGGCGACCGCGACGAAGGTCAATCTGCTGGAGCCGGTCGATCTGGTGTCGGTGCTGACACCGGACGAGCTGGTCGGCTCGGTGATGAGCGACCTGTCGGGTCGTCGCGGCCGGCTGCTCGGCACCGAGCGCGTCGGCGACGACCGCACCCTGGTCAAGGCCGAGGTGCCGCAGGTCGAGATCACCCGGTACGCGATCGATCTGCGCTCGCTATCGCACGGCGCCGCGTCGTTCACCAGGTCGTTCGCCCGCTACGAGCCGATGCCCGACGCCGCGGCCCAGCGAGTCAGGTCCTCGAGCAACTGA
- a CDS encoding hydroxyacid dehydrogenase → MRTDSEPSASTAQSTPEAATRPGPAPTAAATERPTVMLAMNESSRARVLVPAVRDRLELVAAVLPLGPGGDRRGDAGNPFLDDPAIRAALGEVDVLLTGWGCPSITPEVLAVAPKLKAIVHAAGSVKGFIDPAAFERGIQVSSAVVANALPVAEFTVATIVLSGKRAFRLGAEYKQNRKRPDPGAVPGSYGSVVGLLGASRIGRMVAERLRAFDLEVLISDPYLSAAEAAELGAELVELDALFSRSDILSVHAPLLPETVGLVDARLLGLLKDGSVLINTARGRIVDAAALEQECVSGRLDAVLDVTDPEPLPPESPLLDLPNVFLTPHLAGAVGNEVARLGELAVSELERFAAGLPLQHAISSAELGRIA, encoded by the coding sequence GTGCGCACAGATTCCGAACCGTCCGCCTCCACCGCCCAGTCGACGCCCGAAGCCGCCACCCGGCCCGGCCCGGCTCCCACCGCGGCCGCCACCGAACGGCCGACGGTCATGCTGGCGATGAACGAGTCCAGCCGTGCCCGTGTTCTGGTTCCCGCCGTCCGCGACCGGCTCGAACTGGTCGCGGCCGTCCTGCCCCTCGGTCCGGGCGGCGACCGCCGCGGGGACGCCGGGAACCCGTTCCTCGACGATCCGGCGATCCGGGCCGCGCTCGGCGAGGTCGACGTGCTGCTCACCGGCTGGGGCTGTCCCTCGATCACGCCGGAGGTGCTCGCCGTCGCGCCGAAACTGAAGGCGATCGTCCACGCCGCTGGCTCGGTCAAAGGGTTCATCGATCCGGCCGCCTTCGAGCGCGGGATCCAGGTGTCGTCGGCCGTGGTGGCCAACGCGCTGCCGGTGGCCGAGTTCACGGTGGCGACGATCGTGCTGAGTGGCAAGCGCGCGTTCCGCCTCGGAGCGGAGTACAAGCAGAACAGGAAACGGCCGGACCCGGGCGCCGTTCCGGGTAGCTACGGCAGCGTCGTAGGCCTGCTCGGCGCGTCCCGGATCGGGCGGATGGTCGCTGAGCGGCTGCGCGCGTTCGACCTCGAAGTACTGATCAGTGATCCGTACCTGAGCGCGGCCGAGGCCGCCGAGCTGGGCGCCGAACTGGTCGAGCTCGACGCGTTGTTCAGCCGCAGCGACATCCTGAGCGTGCACGCGCCGCTGCTGCCGGAGACCGTCGGCCTGGTCGACGCCCGCCTGCTGGGGCTGCTGAAGGACGGCTCGGTCCTGATCAACACTGCTCGCGGGCGGATCGTCGACGCCGCCGCGCTGGAGCAGGAGTGCGTCTCGGGCCGACTCGACGCGGTTCTGGACGTCACCGATCCGGAGCCGCTGCCACCGGAGTCTCCGCTGCTCGATCTTCCCAACGTCTTCCTCACCCCCCATCTGGCAGGTGCCGTCGGCAACGAGGTGGCCCGCCTGGGCGAACTCGCGGTCAGCGAACTCGAACGCTTCGCCGCCGGCCTTCCCCTCCAGCACGCCATCAGCTCCGCCGAACTCGGGAGAATCGCATGA
- a CDS encoding DUF2207 domain-containing protein, with the protein MRRGIFTAVAAAFSGLVLAGFAGAAPATAASTGTTEAGDVVTNFQVDYNVTTDGVLQVTETINYSFGSSGRRGIYRNLVTREVWADDRSKDQKYEISNIRVDSKDAPDTFTKSTKKSNGDRDQSIQIKIGDADRTISGRQATYVIQYDVRGALRHFDDHTELYWDATGNGWDAVLRRVSVNVEVKGADVQKTTCFAGPPDRACDRATVSAGKGLFEQSSLSRGKQLTIVAAIPPGVVSNDTPIVVDAPSFLQRSGLTIPSLLGSGAVTLAALVAAVLYGRNGNKDLRFAGMPPGSFPPNGLAAQPVKDDLKESQLPVAFSPPRIPVAEGGLLIDAKANTTETAATLIDLAVRGGIRIDNTGNEQKAVLLNPAVATVPHEQYLMQGLFPSLQPGSEIVLERRPTGDTSMRQAHDAMVAQLREQIRQRGWYVRMPRAGGGSSFAAGAKIACLGMIGIWFFGAGLAGTVIGAATGGLGRAASIVIPVVAVLVAIGVWFSVRGRGQRNAAGRAVTDQLIGFRTYLATAEADQLRFEEGEDIFSKYLPWAIAFGLADRWQRVCAQLVAAGRITPDPYWYSGPSYYSSGFAAGNISQTVANTFDPPPAPAGSGGGGGSSSGFSGGSSGGGGGGGGGGSW; encoded by the coding sequence ATGCGTAGGGGAATCTTCACAGCGGTCGCAGCAGCCTTTTCCGGCCTAGTCCTGGCGGGCTTCGCGGGAGCCGCTCCAGCCACCGCGGCAAGCACCGGTACGACGGAAGCCGGCGACGTCGTGACCAATTTCCAGGTCGACTACAACGTCACCACGGACGGCGTGCTGCAGGTGACGGAGACGATCAACTACAGCTTCGGCAGCTCCGGCCGGCGCGGCATCTACCGCAACCTGGTCACTCGCGAGGTCTGGGCCGACGACCGGTCCAAGGACCAGAAGTACGAGATCTCCAACATCAGGGTGGACAGCAAGGACGCGCCGGACACGTTCACCAAGTCGACCAAGAAGTCGAACGGCGATCGCGACCAGAGCATCCAGATCAAGATCGGCGACGCCGACCGGACCATCTCCGGCCGCCAGGCCACCTACGTGATCCAGTACGACGTACGCGGCGCCCTGCGGCACTTCGACGACCACACCGAGCTCTACTGGGACGCGACCGGCAACGGCTGGGACGCGGTGCTGCGAAGGGTCAGCGTCAACGTCGAGGTCAAGGGCGCCGACGTCCAGAAGACCACCTGTTTCGCCGGCCCTCCCGACCGGGCCTGTGACCGCGCGACGGTGTCGGCCGGCAAAGGACTCTTCGAGCAGTCCAGCCTGAGCCGCGGCAAGCAGCTGACCATCGTCGCGGCGATCCCGCCCGGCGTGGTCAGCAACGACACCCCGATCGTCGTCGACGCCCCGAGCTTCCTGCAGCGTTCCGGGCTGACGATCCCGAGCCTGCTCGGCTCGGGCGCCGTCACGCTGGCCGCGCTCGTGGCCGCGGTGCTCTACGGCAGGAACGGCAACAAGGACCTCCGCTTCGCCGGGATGCCGCCGGGCAGCTTCCCGCCCAACGGCCTGGCCGCGCAGCCGGTGAAGGACGACCTGAAGGAGAGTCAGCTCCCGGTCGCGTTCTCGCCGCCGCGGATCCCGGTCGCCGAAGGCGGTCTGCTGATCGACGCCAAGGCGAACACCACCGAGACCGCCGCGACCCTGATCGATCTCGCGGTCCGCGGCGGCATCCGGATCGACAACACCGGCAACGAGCAGAAGGCCGTGCTGCTGAACCCCGCGGTCGCCACCGTTCCGCACGAGCAGTACCTGATGCAGGGCCTCTTCCCGAGTCTGCAGCCCGGTTCCGAGATCGTGCTGGAACGCCGTCCGACCGGGGACACCTCGATGCGGCAGGCGCACGACGCGATGGTCGCGCAGCTCCGTGAGCAGATCCGGCAACGCGGCTGGTACGTCCGGATGCCACGAGCCGGTGGCGGCTCCAGCTTCGCCGCCGGCGCGAAGATCGCCTGTCTCGGCATGATCGGCATCTGGTTCTTCGGCGCGGGGCTGGCCGGCACCGTGATCGGTGCCGCGACCGGTGGCCTCGGCCGGGCGGCCAGCATCGTGATCCCGGTCGTCGCGGTCCTGGTCGCCATCGGCGTCTGGTTCAGCGTCAGGGGCCGAGGGCAACGAAATGCGGCCGGCCGGGCGGTCACCGACCAGCTGATCGGCTTCCGGACCTACCTGGCGACGGCCGAAGCCGACCAGCTCAGGTTCGAGGAGGGCGAGGACATCTTCAGCAAGTACCTGCCCTGGGCCATCGCCTTCGGCCTGGCCGACCGCTGGCAGCGCGTCTGCGCCCAGCTCGTCGCGGCCGGCCGGATCACCCCGGATCCCTACTGGTACTCCGGTCCGTCGTACTACAGCTCCGGCTTCGCCGCCGGCAACATCAGCCAGACCGTGGCCAACACCTTCGACCCGCCGCCTGCTCCGGCGGGAAGTGGTGGGGGAGGCGGCAGTTCCTCCGGCTTCAGCGGCGGTTCGTCCGGAGGCGGTGGCGGCGGCGGAGGTGGCGGCTCCTGGTAG